The Diospyros lotus cultivar Yz01 chromosome 11, ASM1463336v1, whole genome shotgun sequence region ATGTGCATGCTCTCGATGTTCTTGATTTCAGCGAGTTCTTCCCGAACATTCTGGACGCTGCCTTTGCGGTTGGATCGGGTCAAGCTTTGAAGCTCTCTTTCCCCTTTAGCCGATTGATACGTGACCAGATGCTCTTTCATTGACAAGAACGGATCAAGCATTGTCTCACACTCTTTGACGAGCTTGTTAAGAATGTCAGTTTTAAAGAACGGCTGCTGCAGTACCTTTTGGATGAAAGGCATGCGAATGAGAGCCCCAGTTCGCTTGTCATATTTCTTCAGTATCTTCACTAATCCTGCAGATAGTAAATTTGACTAAGAAATGGTActataatacattaaaattcAGCAGACCAttagctttttttttaataattactttcaACATAACAAATGCTACAGACATGACATTCTATACCAAGCCAGAGTGCAAATCTTCGACTCAAAAGCAATAGAACATATTCTGCCGCATTTGCAATTACAAAGATATTCATTTTAATTAGGCTCAGCCACAGGGGACCAACAATCATTACGAGCAAGATCATATGCACTTTCCATGAACCCATTGTCAAAACAAGATTCAGGGGATGATCGATTTTGTATGCTGTCTTACCCTTAGTTTTGCAAAGAGGCTACTCAAACCCATAATTCTCTAGTCACAAATTAGACAATGCAATAGACAACTATTGTACAATggccaaatctatatttttgtctccatactttcatgtttttttcgTGTGATCACTTGAATTTTTCATCATTTCGATTACACTCGTGTATCtgtattttcgagtcaattttaTCCCTTGtgctttgacttttttttatgtgacaacCTAAGTTTTTCATTGTTTCGATTATACATCtgtatctatatttttaagtcaatttaacccCTATAATttgacatgtaaaaaaaaaaatgattaaattgactcatttcactttacctttctttttttatacgtcaaaatacaagagttaaattaactaaaaaaatacaagtacaaagatgtaatcgaaacaacgaaaaaattcaaattgccacacaaaaaaaagatcaaagtacaggagttaaattaactcgaaaatgcaaatgcaaatcaatggatgtaattgaaataacaaaaaattcgagtgaccacatgaaaaaaaaaagggtaaaaataCAAGAGTGAAAATATAGGTTTGGCCATTGTACAATAAAAAGCCTAAGAAATATTCATGTGAAACCAACTACTTTATGCTGGAAGGTCTTATCACAGAAATCACATGATTGATATGTTTTTAGCAACATTTGGTTCAACCACCTTGGTTAATACGTTAATAGAAGGTCAAACCCTCCACAACCAAGGGTGCACCGGTACTTTTGTGAACTATGCAGAATTTTCCAGTACTCCCTTTGTATTCAAGAACTTAAACTTAAGCATTTCTGCATTTTGTGTTAGCTACACTTCTTTATAAGCATGGCAAGAACTAATTTTTCCCCACCTTAATTTAATCATCAAACCTTCTTTACCCTTGCTGCCAGGTATCCCATCAAATTGAAACCTAAAATCCCACTCAAACATTAATATTACCTTCTCAATCATAGACCCTATGAGGGCAACTTAGACCGCCACTATAGTTTCATCTAACAAAAGGCCACATATCAAATCCTATCTGAATTCCCAATACAATCACTACTTTCTTTAAACACCAATCATTCTTCTCTGTTTTATTCTCAAAAGGTCACTTTGAGAATCCTGCCATAATGGAAATCTACTGCTACATAAACACCCATGGGCACAAATAAAATGTATTAGATCGTACAGGAAGCTTGCTCTTCatcttttaaacaaaatttgaataaattgtGAACAATTAGTTCACCAAAATCAATATCCAGTTATTAAGTACTTAACTCACAAAGTTACTCATTTATAATAATTGAAGTCTATCaccaaaaaaatgattaaaCATGTTTAGAGCCAAAGCTCTAAAGCACTGCAAGAACAGGGACTAGGCAACTATTTTGGCAAAAAAAGGATGATTTACCTGTGTAGTTCAGCGCACTGTAATTCAATAATAGAACCATCTCTCCATGAAAATCTATGATCTCCCTTCCCACTGTCATCAGCTCTTCATTTGAATCCTGAACCTCTGCTACCCTGTCCTGCAGAACCTGTATTCCAATCACAATGGATAGAAAAAAATTGCTTTAGCAAATCATACTATCACAGCCAGAGATCTGTTCCTGCTAAGTTATGTTGCATGggataaaatattttccacaaaATTGCAGAACTAATAAAAGATAAGAACAAGCTGATTCGAGGCTTTTCAAACATTAATATCCTCTCTTTACTTCCAACTGAACAAAAGATTAAGTGAAACTAGTTTTAACCTCTACAGTTTATTTTCTCTGTTTTATGTACTTTCCTTTTGTAAGCGTAAAGGAAAAACCATGGGCCAAGCCAGCAATTAATTCTTCGACTATAAAAATAATGGGATTACACAGTTATTCTTCTAGCTCAAGTTAGATCACACTATATCATTAATGGCAAAAATTCTTCACACAAAGTGGATCTCTACACCAAAAATGGCCAAGAAAAATAGATCAATATTCACCAAGACTGTATTGCCGAGCCAATAAACAGAGGTGGAATGTGACAATCAACACCGTTCATACAATAAAGGAAGAAGTGGAGAGCAACTTACTGAAATTTGGTTGTGGTCGGGCTTGAAATAACCATCCAATAGTTCACATATCTGATCAGATGGTTATTTCAAGCCCAACCAGAAAACGACAGAAGTATCACATGGAAGGAAATGTGAATTATCGGATGGTTATTTTAAGCCTGATCACAACCAAATTTCAATAAGTTGTTCTCCACTTCTTGCTTTACTGTATGAATGGTGTTAATCATCATATTCGACATCTGTTGACTGGCTCAACAATCAATCTTGGTGAAGATCTACCCATTTTTCGTGGCCATTTTTTGTGTAAAAATCCACTTTTTGTGAAGAACTTCTGCAATTGATGATATAGCGTGATCTCTAGCTTAAGCTAGAAGAACAACTTTGTAATCCCATTATTTTTATAGAGGAAAAATTAAATACTAGCTTGGCCCATGATTTTTCCCGCCACACTGAAGGATTTTCCACGTAAAATTTGGTATCTCGTGTGCATGTGATTTTCTCTTGGCTGGTTATATTTGTTGTGTGTTGCTTCATGCTTGGCTATTTAATTAGCACAAAAGAATATAGTAGAAGTGTTATTTCTGTAGGGTGTGACTTAATAGTCTAGCCTTCATTTCCCAAcaactggtatcagagctacAAGTTGCTACTCGTGTGGATTAAATGGAAGACAACAACAATTTCTCACGATTGCCCTTACTTTCTTAGCTAAAGGGAAAAGaataacttttttcttttagaaCACGATTagatttatgcatatatatgaatTAAGCAGTCACatataaatcaaaaattttAGCACAGGTGAAATAATGTCTATTATACATGTGCATAAAGGTTTATATGTATGGTTAGAAATTATTTGCATAAGCAATATACTAAACTTCCATTGGAAACAAGGATCGGCTTAACCAAAATCACAAAAATCAAGCAATCGCAATTAGTCCATCGACGTCCAGTTCCTAATTAAGGGAATTTCACATAAAGATGTGAAGGCAGCCTAGGCAGGTACCTTTAATCTGATGATGTACTCTTCCTCTTTATCGACGAAAAAGGCGTTGAACTTCTCGATCTCGTCCTCCAACACCCTGACGAAACCGACGACCTCCTCCGCGACCGCCTCTCCGCCACCGTCCTCGACCAACCTGCGCCGCTTGCGGGGCCTAACGCAAGCGGCATCACTCGGCTCGGCCTCTTTCGGACGGATCAGCTTGAGCTTCTTCTTGAGATCCTTGTAGGACAAGAACTTGTCTCGCCAATCAGGCTGCGTCTGCTCGATCAGGTTGCTGAGATTCTTCGAGAACTTCatgctcctcctcctccggcGGAATTACGGGCGGAGATGATCAATATTTATGGAATCATGGGGTGGAGCGGACAGAGATGGAGCtgaaaaaagataacaaaacCGAGATTGAGATAAAAGAGCGAATGTTTTATTGGGAATGGTACGAGATTCTGAACCGGACAATGGTCTGGGAATATAACCAGAATATTCCTTTCAGGTGACTACGAAATTGTTATTTAGACATTAAtcctaatatatttttatgatatttatatattattttatattttattactatctcaatataataataaattttgttatatgaAATAGTATATCGAGCAAGATATACGAGTGACTTATGACGAGTAAATGACCTACAATGAATAACTAACTTGCAAGAAATAAATCCGTTATAAAAGCAAGTGATCTCCTGTGTAAATTCTTCGatacttaaattaatttttgaataagaATGTATAATGCACATAGCAAGTAGAGATATAGTATCAATAGAGTTATAAGCACATATTTACTAAATGAGAAGTCTCCCTCCATTTATGAGGGAAATAAGCTTGACAGGGGTAGAGATCCATAATTCTTGATGAGCACTTTGGGTTGTCTTTTGAATTTGTAGGCAACAACATCGAAGATGAATAGTGTCTGGAAATTAAGTCCCTCGAAGTTTGTAGTTTATGAAAAAGTTATCTTGTGCGATTGTGAAAAAGGCTTTCAGGTCAAAGTGACCTTTAAGACTCTCTTAAATAGTGATGGTTGAGTGATATATGAAGTCTATAGAAGATCTCTTGAAGGCATCAAGAAAGCCTATCAAGTGATGTCCTGATAGGGTCTTTCGAAggtgttccttcctgaccaagaTAGGGGGATGATTGGAGGCGGGGCGTGGGCTCCGGCGACGAATCTGTCAGGGGGTGGTTGGCACCTGCAATGACTGATAGCTGAGTGAGTAGGAGAGTAAGATAAGGCTGTGTATTAGCAAGTAAGAGGTGAAAACATATCTTAGCTTTGATGAGAGCTGACTGATATAGAATGAGATGTCATCCTGCATGCATGAGACATGCGCttgtaggtgatgggactggGTATTCGGCGTCAGTGGAGGTTCCCAAGTGGTAGTATGGTGGTGATGTGACattcattaatgtggatgggatcctcCATTAATAAGGGCATGATATGGAGGTGTTGCGCAGATATCCAGTAGGATTACAATGATGCTGTGGAAGTTGTGGTGCTAGGCCAAGGCCGAATCTAGGGGGAAGACCTGATTGGGCCAAAAGAGAGGGGCTGAGATTGGGCCAGATGAGAGGGGCCAAGATTGGGCTTAAGGAGAGGGGCCAAAATTGGGCCTGAGGAGAGGGGTCGAGATTGAGCACGAGAGAAGGCTTAGAGAAAGGTTCTCGAGTAAGGTTACTATATTGTCTCTTTGATCATCCAATATCCTTATgacttattttcatttatttcttttttcggTAGAGTTTTGAGTCTCTTTCTTTGAACTTGAGCCCATTTTCTTGAACACAACTAGATTATTCTGCAAGGTCATCAAAATtgtcacaatcaaagatataaatagcattttttattttagtatataatttagataaaaatatatttatttagacaAAGATGAATGGGATGAGtttaattatgtaaaaatatttgataaatagaaAACATTATTTATTCTCTTAAGAGTAGTGactaaaatatcataaatatattttatttttagataaagtgTATTTATTACTTCTTATTTTAAGTTACAAAATGCTCTTATAGgttgatattaaatatattacgttttgaaaatttttatcagCTAATATGAGTGATTTGTACCTTAaaacaagatataataaatgcattttatttaaaaataaaatacaattatttggTTGTACTTTATTTGATTGataggaaaaaaggaaaaaaattattgcatGATATTTAAtagtaataatttattttaaaatatttttaggtaaaatttaaataaaatgagtgtGAGTATAATGGTAATGTTGTTAAAAAAAAGTAGTTATTATTTAAAGGTCATACGATCAGTTATTATtatggtaattaatttttatttttaaagatatacatataaatttaaatctcaaattaatgTCGTTTCGACATTTTTAAAacgttttttatttcaaaatgtcaagaaacgttaaaaaatattttcgagcacttttgtcattttaaaaatatttcaaggacATTTTTAAAAACGTATTTCTATTGTATGATTACGTTAAAAACggagtaattttatttatgttatctTAGGGATCacgttaaaaacataaataacttgagtttatatttatttgaatgaatgatggaatttatatttttgtttaattgaataattatttttataatttttatattaaaattatatttataaaaatgcctctatattttgttatttactAATTTTTCTGCGTTTctacttcttatttttttgaaaaatgttattttctcatatctattttcatacaatttaattataatatcataagttattttttttattttttaagtaactAGTAGAATATGGCATGAATCATATGAAAACACAATATTTTGTTCATTGTCACACACCGCTCTTGTGACGGACATGCTCTgtatcaaaatttgatttttttatcatatgaaAATTTGGGGGATTATAAATTGACTTGAGCACTTCAACCtcgaaaaataatatttttaaacttaatattaTCAATGTATAGTGTGTAATTGATGTTAATTGTGTTTAAATTTCAATCTAGattgaaaattttagatttgATCGGATTACAAAATTTAGTTCTGTGCAAGATGGAGTAAATTTGATCcaatctttaatttaaaatttttgaaaaattaatatttagtagaccaaagaataaataaatataataatatataccaTGTCATATGAACATATTGTTGTATATATACTATTAACGTTTgaacacaacaataaatttattaatttgaaatgtCATTGTTAAATTGTCTCGAGCTTGCAAGAAAGAGAACGATAAGAGGCAGTAAGAAAGCTTCTGCACAAATACTCTAATACTTAAATCAGATAATGAAGACACTGAAAACTTGAATACCATATTGAAACCAATAtcaaatgcatattttttttcctaaaattatagcatatttatttataagggAACATGGAGCTTTTCGACATCTACTAGAATTGGAAATTTTCACATataatgtttatcttaatattccaagttttttcataattataattatttatgaatcatgtttatccattttgtaaatatttgagagggatttttgAATATCGAAATTATCTTATTTGTGTTTTGTACAAGATCTTCCTCAATTAAGAGAAAATGTATCTAATTTTCACATataatgtttatcttaataTTCCAAGTTTcttcataattataattatttatgaatcatgtttatccattttgtaaatatttgagagggatttttgAATATCGAAATTATCTTATTTGTGTTTTGTGCAAGATCTTCCTCAATTAAGAGAAAATGTATCTAGCAGTTGATCGTTTCTAAGGAACAAAAATAATCATGTGATATAGGTCTTCAGGAGACATATTGGTCTCTTGGTCTTCTATCGTCGACAGTATTTGGGCATCAATTTATGAGAGACCATGGTCCTGATCTCCAAAAGACCTCGATTTTATCGGGAGACTGTGTAGTCTCCCAACTATGATCAATATCTGAGAGACCATATATGTCTTCTAGTTGTGGCCAATTCAGTCTCTTGGAGATTGCATGATCTCCTGGTGGCCAATACAGTTTCtcgattttataattttgtccgagttttatacttttttatctccttaattattttgagttttattgatatttttttatgacacaTCATgtacaacaatatatattgtACATACATTAATCATATATACGTTATATATACGGCATacttaatatattatgtatgaCAACCATATGCCATGCAGTATATATAACAGTTGCATATACTTTATATACAATGTATATACACATGCAATATATCATATTTACACTACATAATATACCCTACAATGTATGTAAATTGGATCGGATTGTCCAATTTAGTGTTACCAATTTGGCTcgatccaaaataattatcttagatatatataaatgatctAACATGCtacaaacacaaaaaaatagcatttagatCAATgcgaaaaataaatgaaagttACCTTCAGCCACTATCGTTTTCTTCAGTTCTGATACTGGCTCTTCCAAACTCTCAAACACCTTAAGTGATGGTGTATGATAAAGATAATGGATGATAAGCTTAGAGACCAAAACCATGGATTTATACAACGTTCTTCCATCAAGAACATGCACCTATTACCACCTTTAATCAATGAGGAAACATAATTATGAGAGCATATGGGTCAAAAGTAATCAAGAGATTACTTTACAGCCTATAACCATTATATACGTTTAGGCCACAATTAAGGAActttacattctcccacttggCCCAAATGTATAACCTGATACCTTAACTTAATCTCATTGATTGTcgtttttcaataaataaatacatgaatCATGGTTGTAAGTCCTCTAACAACGAGTATTACCTTCCATGTATTACAATGTATTCAATTTCTCAAGAATTATACTTCATGTGGCAACATTACTTAATGAATAAACCTTATGTTCATTCTTGGTCTTATATAGATGtgttttctcaaataaattaaggtgcacataaatttgagaaaatatcaCAATAAGAGTTTTATTCATATACCAAATGTATACAATTACATAGTGGAACCTAGTCCCATTTTGTCTACATAATCATTGAATTTCAGTGGTGGCATGCCTTTAGTCAAAGGATCAACAATCATCAACTCAGTACTAATGTGCTCAATGAccactttattttctttaacacGTTCCTTTATGGCTAAGTACTTAATGTCGATGTGTTTAGTTCGGCTTCCATTTTTGTTGTTCTTAGCCATAAAAACAGCAGTTgaattgtcacaaaaaattctGAATGGCTTAGAAATGGAATCCATAACTTTAAGCTCAGATATGAAACTCTTGATCCATGCACCATGTGAAATAGCCTCAAAACAATAGATGAACTCGGCTTCCATAGTGGAAGTGACAGTCAAGGTCTACTTGACACTCCTCCATGATACAGCTCCACCGGTCATCACGAACATGTACCCTGATGTTGATTTATGTGAATCAACACAGCCAACAAAGTCAAAATCTAAGTAGCCAATCACTTCCAGATTATCCGTCCGTCTATACATAAGCATGTAGTCCTTGGTCCCTTGAAGGTAcctcattattttctttgtaGCTCTCCAGTGGTCCATACCTAGATTACTTTGATATCGTCTTAACATTCCTACAATAAATGCAATGTTAAGCCTTGTGCTTTCCTGaacatacattaggcttccaacAATAGAAGCACATGGAATGTTCTTCATTTGTTCAttttcaaaatcattattcGAGCATTGGTTCAAACTGAACTTATCACCCTTCACAATGGGAGCTACATTTGGTGAGCAATCCTTAATCTAAAATTTCTCTAAAACTTTATTGATATAGGTTTTCTAAGACAGACCCAAGATGCCTTGAAATCTATCTCTACGGATCTTGATGCCAATGACATAAAATGCCTCACCCatatctttcatatcaaaatttttagagaGGAATTACTTTACTTCACGTAGAAAACCCTTATCATTAGTTACAAGCAAAATGTCATCCACGTAtagaacaagaaaataaatcttACTCCTACTAACCTTTTGGTATATACATTGATCCCTGGGGTTCTCAACAAATCCAAATGAATAAATTACTCCATGAAATCTAAAATACCATTGACGGGACACTTGTTTTAGACCGTATATGGATTTTTTTAACTTGCAAACCAAATGCTAACTGTCACTAAAGGGAAGtccttcaggttgttccatataaacCTCATCCTCTAGGTCTCCATTAAGAAAAGCcgtttttacatccatttgttGCAACTCAAGGTTAAAATGGGCTACTAATGCCAAAATAATGCGCAAAGAATCTTTCTTAAATACCGGATAAAAGGTCACCATATAATCGATTCCTTCATTTTGAGTGAATCCCTTACCAACGAGTCTTGCTTTGTATCTCTCAATGTGGCCTACTGAGTCATTTTTAGTATTAAAGACCCATTTATAGCTAAATGACTTTTGCATCATGAGGTAACTCAACAAGATTCCAGACTCCGTTACTCTTCATATAACTCATCTCTTCCTCCATGTCATTATACCATAATTATGACTCTTTGCAACTCATGGTCTGAGAAAATAACTCAGGATCATTTTCGACTTCAATGTCAGATTCTTGTAGGTACACTATATAATCACTAAGAATTGTTGACTTCCTAATTCTAGTGGATCTCCTTATTGTTGTATCAACATCTTCCCGATAAGCTTGTGATTAAACTGGTTGTTCAAGAGGTATTAGTGATTCCTAAACCACTGGATCCACGTGAATGTTATCATTAGCTCGTGGAACTTCATTGATTGGTTATTCAACACCTGTTGGAACTTGAGGGGTGTTGTGAACTATAACCAATCTATCACCTAAGATGGAAGGTTGAGGTTCTGAATGATCATGTTCGGAAACATTATTCCTGAGTTGATCTCTCCCACTGATCAAGTCATTCTCAAGAAACTTAACATTTCTCGATTCCACAATCCTAGTGCTGTGAGATGGAAAGTAAAATCTGTATCTCTTAAACCTTTTGGCATATCCAGTGAAAAATCCATTAATGGTCATCGGGTCCAACTTATTCTCTTGCAATTATAAATGATCACTTTAGACAGGCATCCCCAAACGTGCATATGTTGCAAACTCGGGTTTCCAACACTTCCATAATTCAAATGGCGTCTTTGGAATAGCCTTGGTTGGAACCCGATTTAATATATNNNNNNNNNNNNNNNNNNNNNNNNNNNNNNNNNNNNNNNNNNNNNNNNNNNNNNNNNNNNNNNNNNNNNNNNNNNNNNNNNNNNNNNNNNNNNNNNNNNNCTAAGTAGACCCAGCCTTTTCAGTGTTCAATAATATGGAACAGCCCTTA contains the following coding sequences:
- the LOC127813747 gene encoding SPX domain-containing protein 1-like, with amino-acid sequence MKFSKNLSNLIEQTQPDWRDKFLSYKDLKKKLKLIRPKEAEPSDAACVRPRKRRRLVEDGGGEAVAEEVVGFVRVLEDEIEKFNAFFVDKEEEYIIRLKVLQDRVAEVQDSNEELMTVGREIIDFHGEMVLLLNYSALNYTGLVKILKKYDKRTGALIRMPFIQKVLQQPFFKTDILNKLVKECETMLDPFLSMKEHLVTYQSAKGERELQSLTRSNRKGSVQNVREELAEIKNIESMHMKHTSTALEVLNKIRSGSSTVSVFSLPPLQTNDVPKPKAAAWKKIPVMEQSAE